A DNA window from Pongo abelii isolate AG06213 chromosome 2, NHGRI_mPonAbe1-v2.0_pri, whole genome shotgun sequence contains the following coding sequences:
- the SLC35A5 gene encoding UDP-sugar transporter protein SLC35A5 isoform X1, with the protein MEKQCCSHPVICSLSTMYTFLLGAIFIALSSSRILLVKYSANEENKYDYLPTTVNVCSELVKLVFCVLVSFCVIKKDHQSRNLKYASWKEFSNFMKWSIPAFLYFLDNLIVFYVLSYLQPAMAVIFSNFSIITTALLFRIVLKRRLNWIQWASLLILFLSIVALTAGTKTLQHNLAGHGFHHDAFFSPSNSCLLFRSECPRKDNCTAKEWTFPEAQWNTTARVFSHIRLGMGHVLIIVQCFISSMANIYNEKILKEGNQLAESIFIQNSKLYFFGILFNGLTLGLQRSNRDQIKNCGFFYGHNAFSVALIFVTAFQGLSVAFILKFLDNMFHVLMAQVTTVIITTVSVLVFDFRPSLEFFLEAPSVLLSIFIYNASKPQGPEYAPRQERIRDLSGNLWERSSGDGEELERLTKPKSDESDEDTF; encoded by the exons atggaaaaacaGTGCTGTAGTCATCCTGTAATATGCTCCTTGTCAACAATGTATACATTCCTGCTAGGTGCCATATTCATTGCTTTAAGCTCAAGTCGCATCTTACTAGTGAAGTATTCTGCCAATGAAG AAAACAAGTATGATTATCTTCCAACTACTGTGAATGTGTGCTCAGAACTGGTGAAGCTAGTTTTCTGTGTGCTTGTGTCATTCTGTGTTATAAAGAAAG ATCATCAAAGTAGAAATTTGAAATATGCTTCCTGGAAGGAATTCTCTAATTTCATGAAGTGGTCCATTCCTGCCTTTCTTTATTTCCTGGATAACTTGATTGTCTTCTATGTCCTGTCCTATCTTCAACCA gcCATGGCTGTTATCTTCTCAAATTTTAGCATTATAACAACAGCTCTTCTATTCAGGATAGTGCTGAA GAGGCGTCTAAACTGGATCCAGTGGGCTTCCctcctgattttatttttgtctattgtGGCCTTGACTGCCGGGACTAAAACTTTACAGCACAACTTGGCAGGACATGGATTTCATCATGATGCCTTCTTCAGCCCTTCCAATTCCTGCCTTCTTTTCAGAAGTGAGTGTCCCAGAAAAGACAATTGTACAGCAAAGGAATGGACTTTTCCTGAAGCTCAATGGAACACCACAGCCAGGGTTTTCAGTCACATCCGTCTTGGCATGGGCCATGTTCTTATTATAGTccagtgttttatttcttcaatggCTAATATCTATAATGAAAAGATATTGAAGGAAGGGAACCAGCTCGCTGAAAGCATCTTCATACAGAACAGCAAACTCTATTTCTTTGGCATTCTGTTTAATGGGCTGACTCTGGGCCTTCAGAGGAGTAACCGTGATCAGATTAAGAACTGTGGATTTTTTTATGGCCACAATGCGTTTTCAGTAGCCCTTATTTTTGTAACCGCATTCCAGGGCCTTTCAGTGGCTTTCATTCTGAAGTTCCTGGATAACATGTTCCATGTCTTGATGGCCCAGGTTACCACTGTCATTATCACAACGGTGTCTGTCCTGGTCTTTgacttcaggccctccctggaaTTTTTCTTGGAAGCCCCATCAGTCCTTctctctatatttatttataatgccAGCAAGCCTCAAGGTCCGGAATATGCACCTAGGCAAGAAAGGATCCGAGATCTAAGTGGCAATCTTTGGGAGCGTTCCAGCGGG
- the SLC35A5 gene encoding UDP-sugar transporter protein SLC35A5 (The RefSeq protein has 2 substitutions compared to this genomic sequence), whose protein sequence is MEKQCCSHPVICSLSTMYTFLLGAIFIALSSSRILLVKYSANEENKYDYLPTTANVCSELVKLVFCVLVSFCVIKKDHQSRNLKYASWKEFSNFMKWSIPAFLYFLDNLIVFYVLSYLQPAMAVIFSNFSIITTALLFRIVLKRRLNWIQWASLLILFLSIVALTAGTKTLQHNLAGHGFHHDAFFSPSNSCLLFRSECPRKDNCTAKEWTFPEAKWNTTARVFSHIRLGMGHVLIIVQCFISSMANIYNEKILKEGNQLAESIFIQNSKLYFFGILFNGLTLGLQRSNRDQIKNCGFFYGHNAFSVALIFVTAFQGLSVAFILKFLDNMFHVLMAQVTTVIITTVSVLVFDFRPSLEFFLEAPSVLLSIFIYNASKPQGPEYAPRQERIRDLSGNLWERSSGDGEELERLTKPKSDESDEDTF, encoded by the exons atggaaaaacaGTGCTGTAGTCATCCTGTAATATGCTCCTTGTCAACAATGTATACATTCCTGCTAGGTGCCATATTCATTGCTTTAAGCTCAAGTCGCATCTTACTAGTGAAGTATTCTGCCAATGAAG AAAACAAGTATGATTATCTTCCAACTACTGTGAATGTGTGCTCAGAACTGGTGAAGCTAGTTTTCTGTGTGCTTGTGTCATTCTGTGTTATAAAGAAAG ATCATCAAAGTAGAAATTTGAAATATGCTTCCTGGAAGGAATTCTCTAATTTCATGAAGTGGTCCATTCCTGCCTTTCTTTATTTCCTGGATAACTTGATTGTCTTCTATGTCCTGTCCTATCTTCAACCA gcCATGGCTGTTATCTTCTCAAATTTTAGCATTATAACAACAGCTCTTCTATTCAGGATAGTGCTGAA GAGGCGTCTAAACTGGATCCAGTGGGCTTCCctcctgattttatttttgtctattgtGGCCTTGACTGCCGGGACTAAAACTTTACAGCACAACTTGGCAGGACATGGATTTCATCATGATGCCTTCTTCAGCCCTTCCAATTCCTGCCTTCTTTTCAGAAGTGAGTGTCCCAGAAAAGACAATTGTACAGCAAAGGAATGGACTTTTCCTGAAGCTCAATGGAACACCACAGCCAGGGTTTTCAGTCACATCCGTCTTGGCATGGGCCATGTTCTTATTATAGTccagtgttttatttcttcaatggCTAATATCTATAATGAAAAGATATTGAAGGAAGGGAACCAGCTCGCTGAAAGCATCTTCATACAGAACAGCAAACTCTATTTCTTTGGCATTCTGTTTAATGGGCTGACTCTGGGCCTTCAGAGGAGTAACCGTGATCAGATTAAGAACTGTGGATTTTTTTATGGCCACAATGCGTTTTCAGTAGCCCTTATTTTTGTAACCGCATTCCAGGGCCTTTCAGTGGCTTTCATTCTGAAGTTCCTGGATAACATGTTCCATGTCTTGATGGCCCAGGTTACCACTGTCATTATCACAACGGTGTCTGTCCTGGTCTTTgacttcaggccctccctggaaTTTTTCTTGGAAGCCCCATCAGTCCTTctctctatatttatttataatgccAGCAAGCCTCAAGGTCCGGAATATGCACCTAGGCAAGAAAGGATCCGAGATCTAAGTGGCAATCTTTGGGAGCGTTCCAGCGGG
- the SLC35A5 gene encoding UDP-sugar transporter protein SLC35A5 isoform X2 has product MEKQCCSHPVICSLSTMYTFLLGAIFIALSSSRILLVKYSANEENKYDYLPTTVNVCSELVKLVFCVLVSFCVIKKDHQSRNLKYASWKEFSNFMKWSIPAFLYFLDNLIVFYVLSYLQPAMAVIFSNFSIITTALLFRIVLKRRLNWIQWASLLILFLSIVALTAGTKTLQHNLAGHGFHHDAFFSPSNSCLLFRRWRRTGKTYQTQE; this is encoded by the exons atggaaaaacaGTGCTGTAGTCATCCTGTAATATGCTCCTTGTCAACAATGTATACATTCCTGCTAGGTGCCATATTCATTGCTTTAAGCTCAAGTCGCATCTTACTAGTGAAGTATTCTGCCAATGAAG AAAACAAGTATGATTATCTTCCAACTACTGTGAATGTGTGCTCAGAACTGGTGAAGCTAGTTTTCTGTGTGCTTGTGTCATTCTGTGTTATAAAGAAAG ATCATCAAAGTAGAAATTTGAAATATGCTTCCTGGAAGGAATTCTCTAATTTCATGAAGTGGTCCATTCCTGCCTTTCTTTATTTCCTGGATAACTTGATTGTCTTCTATGTCCTGTCCTATCTTCAACCA gcCATGGCTGTTATCTTCTCAAATTTTAGCATTATAACAACAGCTCTTCTATTCAGGATAGTGCTGAA GAGGCGTCTAAACTGGATCCAGTGGGCTTCCctcctgattttatttttgtctattgtGGCCTTGACTGCCGGGACTAAAACTTTACAGCACAACTTGGCAGGACATGGATTTCATCATGATGCCTTCTTCAGCCCTTCCAATTCCTGCCTTCTTTTCAGAA